From the genome of Cytophagales bacterium WSM2-2:
GTAAGTTTTTGGCAAAGAACAATTTCAAGGGAACGAAATACTTTCAGCGAATTTATTTCAGCAATGATGGAACGATCGACTATTTTACTCTCAATTTTTTAGGCAGCGCTGACGAAATTCCTTCACTCGAAAAGCAAAGTGAGTTCAGCCAATTGTTGAATATCTCCAATCAGGACTATCGTTTTTCTCTATCTGCCAGCGTCAAATTCGCGCAATGTAGCCCGACCAGTTACGTGCCATAAACCCCAATTTCAAAGGAACTATTTTCCGCGCGTTTTTGTAACTTTGATATATGATTCAGGATATCCTTGTTGCCCTGGTATTGATTGGGGCCGTAACCTATGTCGGCCGTATCATTTACAAGTCATTTCAGTCAAAAAATGATGTTTGCGCCACTGGATGTGGCAAATGTGCTGAAGGCAAGGAACCCATTGTTTTTCCCTCCAAAAACTAAGCAAGAAACGGGTTGAGTACCTTCTCTCTAAAAATCAATTTTGAGTCATAATTGATTTGCATATGAACTCAACACCAGAAAAAGACTTTAACTACCAGCGGATTGAATCTGCTATCCGCTTTCTAGAAGAAAATTTTCAGCGTCAACCTGAATTGGATGAAGTGGCTGAAAGAGTGCACTTGTCACCGTTTCATTTCCAACGGATTTTCACCGAGTGGGCAGGCATAAGCCCTAAACGCTTTCTGCAATTTCTCACCGTAGATTTCCTGAAAGAGAAACTGACTGAAACCAGAAACCTGATTGATGCTGCAGAAGCAGCCGGTCTCTCAAGCCAGTCGCGGGTTTATGATCTGTTCACCACACTTGAAGCAGTTACGCCACAGGAGTACAAACTCAATGGTTCGGGAATTCGCATAGAATATGGTTTTCATGAGACACCTTTTGGCAATGCTCTCATCGGTGTGACCGAACGAGGAATTTGCTGGCTTTCGTTTTTACAGACTGATGGTGACCAAAGAAAAGAACTGGAGAGTATGAAAGAACATTGGCACAATTCAGTATTCCATCAAGACCAGGAAATAACGAGTGGATTCATTCAATCGATTTTCGGTCAATCAGAAAAGAAAAAGAAGCTTCACGTGTTTGTGAAAGGAACCAATTTCCAGATCAAAGTATGGGAAGCGTTACTGCGCTTACCGGTCGGCAGTGTGGCCACTTATCAGAACATTGCCCAGCAAATACAAAGCCCTCGGGCAATGCAAGCGGTAGGTTCAGCTGTTGGCTCCAATCATGTGGCTTATCTTATTCCCTGTCACCGTGTGATACGGAAAGATGGAGTGCTCGGTGAATATCGTTGGACGTCAACGCGGAAGAAAAGTATTATTGGTTGGGAGATGGCAAAGGTTGTTACACTTTAAAAGTTTACCTGCCAAATGTAAAGTTCAACCCTAGTACCAAGCCACCAGGTTGTATTATTCTTAATGTCTTAAGAGAAGTGCTTGAAAGTGTTACCCCACTGTCCAGCACTTTAAAATTGTCTCCTGCATTGAGTATTATACTATACCCCAGCTCAACCCCAAAACGGGAAGTACCATTTCCCAATTTCCAGCAATTAAAATAGGTTAGATTGAGAAGGTGTACAGGAGAGAGTTGAACATTTACATTCTGCTTCGTGCCAGAACTCGTTTCAAGGTTGATCGGAACTTTTGAAAGCCCGGTAGCCAGCGCGTAGTTTACGCCTATGCCTTTTCCAACCACACTCACTCCCGTCGGAGTAGTTGTATAGTAGCGCATTCCACCCGAAAGCTTATATCCCCAGGACCCTAATCCCGCTCCACCGGTAATAGAAAGTTTTCCAAAGTTCTGCTCCAGTATGACTCCGATAACACCAGCATAATTAATACCTACACCTAAACCGATGTATGTTCTTCTCAATTCAGGATTTACGGAATCAGTGGCTTTGACTGTCTGGCCACTAGAGCAAAGCGGCAGGGCCAGCGTCAAGATCATAAGTACAAGGATTTTTTTATTCATAGAATTAGTATTTCATCACAATAAAACTACCCTTCGCAGGGGTATAGTCGCGGCCAAACGCGATAATACTATGCTAAAAATAAGTAGTAGCACCTCTGAGTAATTCCGGGAGCAGAATACCAATTCAGAAGAGGATTTAAATATTAAATCTTTTTCACACTTTTCAAAAAAGTGTCTCTGATACTTTTTGTCAATGGATTATTTTGATTGATCATTCGCTCCGGATGCCATTGAACTAACAGGAAAAAAGGATCATCTCGTTTTTGTTTTTCAATGGCCTCCACTACTCCATCAGGTGATATGGCACTACAAACTAATCCCTTGCCTACTCGATCAGCACTTTGATGGTGTGAACTATTGATCTCGCCTTGCTCAGTCTGTGTAATGTCAAACAGGAGGCTGTTACTGTTTACTGAAACAGAATGATAATGATCTTTAGACTCAAGCCTGGAGTGATTGAATTTCCCGAAAGACGGAAGGTCCGGAATTAAAGTGCCTCCGAAGTAAACATTGGTGAGTTGCAGGCCGCGACAGATTCCCAGCAATGGCATACGATTCTCAAGCGCGAAAGAAATCACTTTCAATTCAAACTCATCTCTTTTTAGATTGAAATCGCCCTCACACAATTCTACATATTCCGGCTTGCCGTAATGACTTGGATGAACATCCTCTCCTCCGCTAATTAACACTCCATTGCAGTTCTTTACTTCGTCAAAATTGGAATGATCAAGTTTAATCACATCAATTCCATCCTCGCGAATCCATTTTTCATAATTCGCATACTTGCTGCAGTCGGTGATCCCGATGGTGATTTTCTTTCCCATATTTCTTGTTGGGTATAAAAACAAAAATAGCTAATCCCCGAAAGAGAATTAGCTATCCTTTTGACACGTTACTTTCTATGCTTCTCCCATCGTTCCGCCAAAGTTCATCGGGAACTGTGGAACGTCATTGGTTTGCTTGATCGGTCCGAATGCCGCCTCGTATTTACTGATATTATCCTTGAGTGCTGCCAGCAACCGTTTGGCGTGCTCTGGTGTAATCACGATACGTGCCTTCACTTTTGCCTTTGGCACACCGGGCATCAACCGGATAAAGTCAATTACAAATTCACTGTTGGAGTGGGCTATCATTGCGAGATTTGAATAAACTCCCTCTGCTACTTCTTCCGAAAGCTCAATGTTGATCTGGTTGGGCTGCGGATTGTTTTTCTCTTCTGCCATAACTTTAAATTTTCAATTTGCTATTAACAAATTAGCCAATGAGTTTCCCCATTGGCTAATTGATTACTTATTCATTGACTAACTAATTAGTCCTGAAGTTCTCTCTCGCGTGATTTACGCTCGGGAGCATTCACCAGTTGCTGATACTCTTCTTCAGAACCAACAATCAGGTTTTCGAATACTCGCTGACCTGTACCTGCAGGGATCAGGTGACCCACAATCACGTTCTCTTTCAAGCCCATGAGTTGATCTGCCTTACCACGGATGGCAGCCTCGCTCAATACTTTCGTAGTTTCCTGGAATGAAGCGGCTGACAGCCAGCTTTCCGTCTTCAACGAAGCTTGAGTGATACCTTGCAATGTAGGTCTTGACACTGCAGCCAAAGCATCACGCACTTCAACAGGGCGCTGGTCTTTTCTCTTCAGTGAAGAATTTTCATCGCGTAATTCGCGACCGTTAATTAGCTGCCCTACTTTCAATCGTTGTGAATCACCAGAATCCAGTACAATCTTCTTATCAAGAATAGCATCGTTCACTTCACGGAATTCAAACTTATCAACATACTCGCCAGGCAGGAATGTAGTATCACCAGAGTCGATGATTTCCACTTTCTGCATCATCTGGCTCACAATAGCTTCGATGTGCTTGTCATTGATTTTCACACCCTGCAAACGGTACACTTCCTGAATTTCATTCACCAGGTATTCCTGTACTGCAGTCGGGCCTTTGATAGACAAGATATCCGAAGGTGTGATTGCTCCATCAGACAATGGCTGACCAGCTCTCACAAAGTCATTATCCTGTACAAGGATGTGCTTTGACAATGGCACTAGGTAGCGCTTCTGCACTCCGTCTTTCGACTCGATGAAGATTTCACGGTTACCACGTTTGATACCTCCATAAGTCACCACACCGTCAATTTCAGAAACAACGGCCGGATTTGATGGATTACGTGCTTCAAACAATTCAGTTACACGAGGAAGACCACCAGTGATATCGCGTGACTTACCCATCGTACGAGGAATCTTCGCCAACACTTGTCCGGCTTTGATTTTCTCTCCTGCATCCACAGCCAAGTGAGCACCTACAGGAATGTTATATCCTTTAGTCTCGGTCTTACCATTGATGATGATCGCTGGGTTTTTAGTCTTATCACGAGTATCAGTAATCACTTTTTCACGGTGACCAGTCTGCTCATCAGATTCTTCTTTAAATGTGATGCCTTCGATGATGGCTTCATAACCAACTTCACCATCAAACTCAGACATGATCACAGCATTGTAAGGATCCCAGTAGCAAAGCTCCTCGCCCTTTTCTACTTTCTGTCCGTCTTTTACTCTCAGGAACGCACCATAAGGAACGTTGTTGGCGATGAGTACACGCTTTTCAGAATCTACGATCCTGATTTCGCCTGTACGGCCCATCACTACTTTAACTTTATTTTCATCCTTATCCGTTGTGTCAACGGTACGGATACCTTCCATTTCAACTGTACCAGCAAACTTCGCCTTGATGTTGGCATCAACTGCGATGTTAGAAGCCGTACCACCCACGTGGAATGTACGAAGTGTAAGCTGTGTACCAGGTTCACCGATCGATTGCGCTGCAATTACACCTACTGCTTCACCCATCTGCACCATTTTACCGGTAGCCAGGTTGCGGCCGTAGCATTTTGCACAAGCACCGAACTTAGTTTCGCAAGTAAGCACGGAACGAATCTCTACTTCTTCAATAGCGGTTTCGTCAATTTGCTTAGCGATCTCGTCTGTAATTTCCTCGTTTGCATCGCAAACTATCTTTCCTGTGATCGGGTCTTCGATATTGTGAACTGATACGCGACCTACGATACGCTCAGACAAAGGCTCAACGATGTCTTCGTTGTCTTTGAGTGCTGTCACCTTCAAACCACGAAGTGTTCCGCAGTCTTCTTCAGTGATTACAAGATCCTGCGCCACGTCAACCAAACGACGAGTAAGGTAACCTGCATCCGCAGTCTTCAACGCAGTATCGGCAAGACCTTTACGTGCACCGTGTGTAGAGATAAAGTACTCCAACACATCCAGACCTTCTTTGAAGTTCGACAGGATCGGGTTTTCGATGATGGAACCTACTGAACCTGCAAGATTCTTTTGCGGCTTCGCCATCAAACCACGCATACCACCCAACTGACGAATCTGTTCACGCGATCCACGGGCACCGGAGTGCATCATCATGTAGATCGAGTTGAAACCTTGCTGATCCTCTTCCAACTGCTTCATCAGCGTGTTGGTGAGCATCGTATTTGTACGAGTCCAGATATCGATTACCTGGTTATAACGTTCGTTGTCAGTGATCAAACCCATCATGTAGTTGTTCCATACGGAATCAACTTCTTTCTGAGCCTCTTCAACCAATTTCTTCTTCTCAGCAGGAACTTTTACATCACCAAGACCCATTGACAGACCGCCTCTGTAGGCCATCTGGAATCCAAGTTCTTTGATGTCATCAAGGAACTTCGCTGTCTTCGCTTGTCCTGCGTATTTGAATACGTCAGCGATGATCGTCTGAAGTTTTTTCTTTGTGAGCAATTCGTCAACAAATCCAACTTCTTCAGGCACCACCTGATTGAAGATCACACGACCGGTCACCGTCTCCATTAATTTCCTCGATGATTCTCCGGTCTTCTTATCTTTCAAAGTAGCTCTCACTTTAATGATAGCATGCTTCGACAGTTTGCCTTCATTATAAGCTACGATTACTTCTTCTGCAGAATAATAAGTCTTGCCTTCTCCTTTCTCGCCCTTTCTTCCTTTGGTGAGATAGTACAATCCAAGCACCATGTCCTGAGAAGGAACAGTGATAGGTGCACCATTGGCAGGGTTCAAAATGTTGTGCGATGACAACATCAAAGTTGCTGCTTCCAAAATTGCCTCCTGGCCAAGCGGCACGTGAACGGCCATCTGGTCACCGTCAAAGTCAGCGTTGAACGCAGTACAAACGAGCGGGTGCAACTGGATTGCTTTTCCTTCAATCAGCTTAGGCTGGAATGCCTGGATACCAAGTCTGTGAAGTGTTGGGGCACGGTTCAAAAGAACAGGGTGTCCTTTCAATACGTTTTCCAAAATATCCCAAACTACAGGATCCTTGCGATCAACTATTTTCTTGGCCGACTTAACGGTCTTAACAATTCCTCTTTCAATGAGTTTGCGGATAATGAATGGCTTGAACAATTCAGCTGCCATGTCTTTTGGCAGACCGCACTCATGCAATTTCAATTCAGGTCCTACAACAATAACTGAACGACCAGAGTAGTCAACACGCTTACCGAGCAAGTTCTGACGGAAACGTCCTTGCTTGCCTTTGAGCATATCGCTCAATGACTTCAGAGCACGGTTACCATCGGAACGCACTGCGTTAACTTTTCTCGAGTTATCGAACAAAGAGTCAACGGCTTCCTGGAGCATGCGTTTTTCGTTACGCAAAATCACTTCAGGAGCTTTGATGTCGATCAAACGCTTCAGACGGTTGTTACGAATGATCACACGTCTGTAAAGGTCATTCAAATCAGATGTTGCAAAGCGACCGCCATCCAACGGCACAAGCGGACGCAATTCTGGAGGAATTACAGGAACCATCTTAATGGTCATCCACTCAGGCTTGTTCTCCACGCGGGTATTCGCATCACGGAAAGCTTCAACCACTTTCAAACGCTTCAATGCTTCAGCTTTACGTTGTTGTGAAGTATCTGTTGCTGCCTGGTCGCGTAGCTGGTAAGAAAGCTCATCAAGTTTCAAACGGCTCAGCAACATCTCGAGCGCATCAGCACCCATTCTGGCGATGAATTTCTTCGGATCGCTATCATCCAGCAATTGATTC
Proteins encoded in this window:
- a CDS encoding methylated-DNA--protein-cysteine methyltransferase — translated: MNSTPEKDFNYQRIESAIRFLEENFQRQPELDEVAERVHLSPFHFQRIFTEWAGISPKRFLQFLTVDFLKEKLTETRNLIDAAEAAGLSSQSRVYDLFTTLEAVTPQEYKLNGSGIRIEYGFHETPFGNALIGVTERGICWLSFLQTDGDQRKELESMKEHWHNSVFHQDQEITSGFIQSIFGQSEKKKKLHVFVKGTNFQIKVWEALLRLPVGSVATYQNIAQQIQSPRAMQAVGSAVGSNHVAYLIPCHRVIRKDGVLGEYRWTSTRKKSIIGWEMAKVVTL
- the rpoC gene encoding DNA-directed RNA polymerase subunit beta' — encoded protein: MSFRKNKKINNDFSKITISLASPESILESSHGEITQPETINYRTYKPEMGGLFCERIFGPVKDWECHCGKYKRIRYKGIICDRCGVEVTEKKVRRERMGHIELVVPVAHIWYFRSLPNKIGYLLGLPTKKLDQIIYYERYVVIQPGMKEEDGVNRLDFLTEEEYLEIVDKLPRENQLLDDSDPKKFIARMGADALEMLLSRLKLDELSYQLRDQAATDTSQQRKAEALKRLKVVEAFRDANTRVENKPEWMTIKMVPVIPPELRPLVPLDGGRFATSDLNDLYRRVIIRNNRLKRLIDIKAPEVILRNEKRMLQEAVDSLFDNSRKVNAVRSDGNRALKSLSDMLKGKQGRFRQNLLGKRVDYSGRSVIVVGPELKLHECGLPKDMAAELFKPFIIRKLIERGIVKTVKSAKKIVDRKDPVVWDILENVLKGHPVLLNRAPTLHRLGIQAFQPKLIEGKAIQLHPLVCTAFNADFDGDQMAVHVPLGQEAILEAATLMLSSHNILNPANGAPITVPSQDMVLGLYYLTKGRKGEKGEGKTYYSAEEVIVAYNEGKLSKHAIIKVRATLKDKKTGESSRKLMETVTGRVIFNQVVPEEVGFVDELLTKKKLQTIIADVFKYAGQAKTAKFLDDIKELGFQMAYRGGLSMGLGDVKVPAEKKKLVEEAQKEVDSVWNNYMMGLITDNERYNQVIDIWTRTNTMLTNTLMKQLEEDQQGFNSIYMMMHSGARGSREQIRQLGGMRGLMAKPQKNLAGSVGSIIENPILSNFKEGLDVLEYFISTHGARKGLADTALKTADAGYLTRRLVDVAQDLVITEEDCGTLRGLKVTALKDNEDIVEPLSERIVGRVSVHNIEDPITGKIVCDANEEITDEIAKQIDETAIEEVEIRSVLTCETKFGACAKCYGRNLATGKMVQMGEAVGVIAAQSIGEPGTQLTLRTFHVGGTASNIAVDANIKAKFAGTVEMEGIRTVDTTDKDENKVKVVMGRTGEIRIVDSEKRVLIANNVPYGAFLRVKDGQKVEKGEELCYWDPYNAVIMSEFDGEVGYEAIIEGITFKEESDEQTGHREKVITDTRDKTKNPAIIINGKTETKGYNIPVGAHLAVDAGEKIKAGQVLAKIPRTMGKSRDITGGLPRVTELFEARNPSNPAVVSEIDGVVTYGGIKRGNREIFIESKDGVQKRYLVPLSKHILVQDNDFVRAGQPLSDGAITPSDILSIKGPTAVQEYLVNEIQEVYRLQGVKINDKHIEAIVSQMMQKVEIIDSGDTTFLPGEYVDKFEFREVNDAILDKKIVLDSGDSQRLKVGQLINGRELRDENSSLKRKDQRPVEVRDALAAVSRPTLQGITQASLKTESWLSAASFQETTKVLSEAAIRGKADQLMGLKENVIVGHLIPAGTGQRVFENLIVGSEEEYQQLVNAPERKSRERELQD